In Solanum stenotomum isolate F172 chromosome 6, ASM1918654v1, whole genome shotgun sequence, one DNA window encodes the following:
- the LOC125866895 gene encoding zinc finger protein JAGGED-like isoform X1, with product MSPERNPLDLNNLPHEEFCRDGKQVLEGSSSSSGGGYRKKKNGGKEDCGKVYECRFCSLKFCKSQALGGHMNRHRQERETETLNRARQLVFNNDNIIPPHHLSCPPIPHGGGYHQSTNIGDPTLSYRPPPPPPPPSLYPTRLFSGNSTTTLLPPPPPHQPSYMYASPPRMVSFSSHQYPAQTNDYFLGHVLSGSNTHSTSTTNNFMGSSALGPDHGNNNNNNNSNNYTCIGAPIGHGLGLGNNGSSSSGKQQHLDRFQDGF from the exons AT gagTCCAGAAAGAAATCCACTTGACCTCAACAATTTACCTCATGAAGAATTTTGTAGAGATGGTAAACAAGTCCTTGAAGGTAGCTCTTCATCTTCCG GAGGAGggtatagaaaaaagaaaaacggCGGTAAAGAAGATTGTGGTAAAGTTTATGAGTGTAGGTTTTGTTCCCTCAAATTTTGCAAATCACAAGCACTTGGGGGACACATGAACCGCCACCGTCAAG aGAGGGAGACAGAAACACTAAATCGAGCTCGTCAACTTGTCTTCAACAATGATAACATAATCCCTCCACATCACCTTag TTGTCCTCCAATTCCTCATGGAGGAGGTTATCACCAATCAACAAACATTGGTGATCCAACACTCTCATACAGACCGCCGCCACCGCCACCACCACCATCACTTTATCCAACAAGATTATTTTCAGGCAATTCCACTACTACCCTCTTGCCACCTCCACCACCACATCAACCATCATACATGTACGCTTCTCCACCGCGTATGGTTtcattctcttctcatcaataTCCGGCCCAAACAAACGACTACTTCCTAGGCCATGTCTTGTCAGGATCCAACACACACTCGACAAGTACTACCAATAACTTCATGGGATCATCCGCTCTGGGGCCTGATCAcggtaacaacaacaacaataataatagtaataattacaCTTGCATTGGTGCACCAATAGGGCATGGACTTGGACTTGGCAATAATGGAAGTAGCTCTAGTGGGAAACAACAACATTTGGATCGATTTCAAGATGGATTTTAG
- the LOC125866895 gene encoding zinc finger protein JAGGED-like isoform X2: MSPERNPLDLNNLPHEEFCRDGKQVLEGGGYRKKKNGGKEDCGKVYECRFCSLKFCKSQALGGHMNRHRQERETETLNRARQLVFNNDNIIPPHHLSCPPIPHGGGYHQSTNIGDPTLSYRPPPPPPPPSLYPTRLFSGNSTTTLLPPPPPHQPSYMYASPPRMVSFSSHQYPAQTNDYFLGHVLSGSNTHSTSTTNNFMGSSALGPDHGNNNNNNNSNNYTCIGAPIGHGLGLGNNGSSSSGKQQHLDRFQDGF; the protein is encoded by the exons AT gagTCCAGAAAGAAATCCACTTGACCTCAACAATTTACCTCATGAAGAATTTTGTAGAGATGGTAAACAAGTCCTTGAAG GAGGAGggtatagaaaaaagaaaaacggCGGTAAAGAAGATTGTGGTAAAGTTTATGAGTGTAGGTTTTGTTCCCTCAAATTTTGCAAATCACAAGCACTTGGGGGACACATGAACCGCCACCGTCAAG aGAGGGAGACAGAAACACTAAATCGAGCTCGTCAACTTGTCTTCAACAATGATAACATAATCCCTCCACATCACCTTag TTGTCCTCCAATTCCTCATGGAGGAGGTTATCACCAATCAACAAACATTGGTGATCCAACACTCTCATACAGACCGCCGCCACCGCCACCACCACCATCACTTTATCCAACAAGATTATTTTCAGGCAATTCCACTACTACCCTCTTGCCACCTCCACCACCACATCAACCATCATACATGTACGCTTCTCCACCGCGTATGGTTtcattctcttctcatcaataTCCGGCCCAAACAAACGACTACTTCCTAGGCCATGTCTTGTCAGGATCCAACACACACTCGACAAGTACTACCAATAACTTCATGGGATCATCCGCTCTGGGGCCTGATCAcggtaacaacaacaacaataataatagtaataattacaCTTGCATTGGTGCACCAATAGGGCATGGACTTGGACTTGGCAATAATGGAAGTAGCTCTAGTGGGAAACAACAACATTTGGATCGATTTCAAGATGGATTTTAG
- the LOC125866889 gene encoding caffeoylshikimate esterase-like, whose amino-acid sequence MDLALTTTFRPSIPPESSLFHRKIDRPIILRHKWKWKPQTSTSETKGRTITMAQKKAKIDGVSEALNEIASQNLDHAPARRRVRSAFVNAQQQLDHILFKMAPGDIRLEEWYETNSKGQQIFCKSWLPKPGIRIKGALCFSHGYGDTCTFFFEGIAKHIAAAGYAVYAIDHPGFGLSDGLHGYIPEFDGIVDNVNEQYVKIKSRPEVRGLPHFIFGQSMGGAIALKALLKEPREWDGIVLVAPMCKIAEDMTPPVPLQKVLIFLSNIMPQAKIVPTKDLAELAIREFKKRKMAPYNVISYSDKTRVKTAVELLNATKYIESQVDKVASPMLILHGADDKVTDPRVSQYLYDKSSSSDKTLKLYDGGYHCILEGEPDDRILTVLNDIISWLDTRCSSN is encoded by the exons atggacCTTGCATTAACTACCACTTTCCGACCATCTATACCACCGGAATCTTCACTTTTCCACCGGAAAATTGATCGACCCATTATTCTCCGGCATAAATGGAAGTGGAAACCACAAACTTCTACTTCAGAGACTAAAGGTAGAACGATTACTATGGCccaaaaaaaggcaaaaattgATGGGGTAAGTGAAGCGTTAAATGAAATTGCTTCACAAAATTTGGATCATGCTCCTGCTAGAAGAAGGGTTCGATCAGCTTTTGTTAATGCTCAACAGCAGCTTGATCATATCTTGTTTAAG ATGGCTCCAGGTGATATCAGATTAGAAGAG TGGTATGAAACAAATTCGAAAGGCCAACAGATTTTTTGTAAAAGTTGGCTGCCAAAGCCTGGCATACGAATTAAAGGTGCTTTGTGTTTCAGTCATGGATATGGTGATACTTGCACCTTCTTCTTTGAAG GTATTGCAAAGCATATAGCGGCTGCTGGCTATGCTGTCTATGCTATTGACCATCCCGGTTTTGGTCTCTCTGATGGTTTGCATGGATATATTCCTGAATTTGATGGTATAGTTGACAATGTCAATGAGCAGTATGTGAAGATTAAAA GTAGGCCAGAAGTTAGAGGGCTTCCCCACTTTATATTTGGGCAATCCATGGGAGGTGCAATTGCTCTGAAAGCTCTTCTTAAAGAACCACGTGAATGGGATGGAATTGTCCTTGTCGCGCCAATGTGCAAA ATTGCAGAAGACATGACACCACCAGTTCCACTGCAGAAAGTCTTGATTTTTTTGTCTAACATTATGCCACAAGCAAAGATAGTCCCTACGAAAGATTTGGCGGAATTGGCAATCAGGGAattcaagaaaaggaaaatg GCTCCATACAATGTAATATCTTACTCCGATAAAACACGTGTGAAAACTGCCGTGGAACTCTTAAATGCTACAAAATACATTGAATCGCAGGTGGATAAG GTGGCATCCCCGATGCTCATTCTTCATGGAGCAGACGATAAAGTGACAGATCCTCGCGTGAGTCAGTACCTGTATGACAAGTCTTCCAGCAGTGACAAAACTCTTAAGCTCTACGATGGAGGGTATCACTGCATTCTTGAAGGTGAACCTGATGACCGGATTCTTACTGTGCTCAACGACATTATCTCATGGCTTGATACTCGGTGCTCTTCGAATTAG
- the LOC125866884 gene encoding pentatricopeptide repeat-containing protein At3g29230, translated as MEFKKISYAHQVFDQIPDLQDASPWNIMFKGYIQNDMYRDVVVSFRRMMNEDVSLHCFSFPMVLKSCVKLLALVEGEEVHGVVVKAGFLTNTFVGSTLIDMYSSVGRVKCAYRVFNEMVLRNVFTWTSMINGYVANGDLVSARMLFDLAPERDVVLWNRMVTGYIECRDMEEARKLFDVMPNKDLMSWNTLLNGYANNGDVEGCENLFEDMKERNIFSWNGLIGGYAHNGCFTEVVNAFKRMLNESDVKPNDATLVNVLSACTRLGALDLGKWVHIYAESNGYKHNVYVANGLIDMYAKCGVVGNAVDVFRSMDKRDLISWNTIINGLAVHGRGSDALSLFAEMKNSGVEPDGITFIGVLCACSHMGLVADGFAHFNTMANDYSITPKIEHYGCMVDLLGRAGLLEQAVKFVEKMPVQADAVIWTALLGACRVYKNIDFARLVLQKLIELDPKNPANYVMLANICGDARRWKDVAELKVAMRDTGSRKVPGCSLIEVADEVAEFYCFDERHSKSKEIYGALRSLMKASKSSGQESSLFFMD; from the coding sequence ATGGAATTCAAGAAAATTTCTTATGCACACCAAGTGTTTGATCAAATTCCTGACTTACAAGATGCTTCTCCTTGGAACATAATGTTTAAAGGGTATATTCAGAATGATATGTACAGGGATGTAGTTGTGTCGTTTCGTCGTATGATGAATGAAGATGTTAGTTTGCATTGTTTTTCATTTCCTATGGTTTTGAAGTCTTGTGTAAAGTTATTGGCTTTAGTAGAAGGTGAAGAAGTGCATGGTGTGGTGGTAAAGGCTGGGTTTTTGACCAATACTTTTGTGGGTAGCACTTTGATTGATATGTATTCGAGTGTTGGGCGAGTGAAATGCGCTTATAGGGTGTTTAATGAGATGGTTTTACGGAATGTTTTTACGTGGACTTCTATGATCAATGGATATGTTGCAAATGGTGATTTGGTGTCTGCAAGAATGCTTTTTGACTTGGCGCCTGAGCGAGATGTTGTGTTATGGAATAGGATGGTTACAGGGTATATTGAATGTCGGGATATGGAAGAGGCTCGAAAGCTTTTTGATGTGATGCCAAACAAAGATTTAATGTCATGGAATACTTTGTTGAATGGTTATGCCAATAATGGGGATGTTGAGGGGTGTGAGAATCTTTTCGAAGATatgaaagagagaaatattttttcatggAATGGTCTGATTGGAGGGTACGCTCACAACGGGTGTTTCACCGAGGTTGTTAATGCTTTTAAGAGGATGTTAAATGAGTCTGATGTGAAGCCTAACGATGCAACCCTTGTGAATGTTTTGTCCGCTTGCACGAGATTAGGTGCTCTTGATTTGGGTAAGTGGGTGCACATATATGCTGAGAGCAATGGGTATAAGCACAATGTGTATGTTGCCAATGGGTTGATCGATATGTATGCGAAATGTGGGGTGGTTGGCAATGCTGTTGATGTTTTTAGGAGTATGGATAAAAGAGATTTGATTTCTTGGAACACCATCATTAATGGCTTAGCGGTGCATGGTCGGGGTAGTGATGCCTTGAGTTTGTTTGCTGAGATGAAGAATTCTGGAGTAGAACCGGATGGAATTACTTTTATTGGAGTGTTATGTGCGTGTTCTCACATGGGTTTAGTTGCAGATGGGTTCGCCCATTTTAACACAATGGCGAATGATTATTCCATTACGCCTAAAATTGAGCATTATGGTTGCATGGTTGACCTATTGGGCAGAGCTGGTCTTTTGGAGCAGGCTGTGAAATTTGTGGAGAAGATGCCTGTACAAGCTGATGCTGTCATTTGGACAGCATTACTTGGCGCGTGTAGAGTATACAAAAACATTGACTTTGCAAGACTGGTTCTTCAGAAACTTATTGAGCTTGACCCGAAAAACCCTGCAAATTACGTTATGCTAGCAAATATCTGTGGTGATGCCCGGAGGTGGAAAGACGTGGCAGAGCTAAAAGTGGCGATGAGGGACACTGGATCCCGTAAGGTTCCGGGATGCAGCTTGATTGAGGTTGCTGATGAAGTGGCTGAGTTCTATTGCTTCGACGAGAGGCATTCCAAGTCAAAAGAGATATATGGAGCCTTGAGAAGCTTGATGAAGGCATCAAAATCATCTGGTCAAGAaagttcattattttttatggatTAG